The Salifodinibacter halophilus DNA segment CTCTTCGGCCGGGCGCAGGATGGTGCGTTCGACTTCCTCCGGGGTGGAGCCGTCGTACGGCAGCTGCACCAGCAGGAACGGCGCGGTGATGTCCGGCAGCGACTCCAACGGCAGCCGCACGGCCGCGATCAGGCCGATCACGAACATCGACACGAACAACATGATGGTCGTG contains these protein-coding regions:
- a CDS encoding efflux RND transporter permease subunit: MSGVAEISIKRPITTIMLFVSMFVIGLIAAVRLPLESLPDITAPFLLVQLPYDGSTPEEVERTILRPAEEARATMTGIKRLHGTASSDAATIQMEFKDWDRDI